A single genomic interval of Coccidioides posadasii str. Silveira chromosome 1, complete sequence harbors:
- a CDS encoding uncharacterized protein (SECRETED:SignalP(1-21)~EggNog:ENOG410PQ28~COG:U) → MLPIPAAFFLFLSFFLDQTTAYNPNKSPSRNAVLLSNIQTLTLHANRKTSHRRVHAIPQLTCVGPSKRICSLYTPDVMRCTNQGYDYDENDIQWTCTAELPPEFKLGSTEVVCEGYRDSNDPWILKGSCGVEYRMLLTEEGERKFGYMTGGALDDRSWAEQLWDFVKGVGTIFIVMGSFIALMSYCNRSTINNVRGAGGWFGGGGGGGWGPPGPPPPYDYHGRYTKTETWQPGFWSGALAGGLAGYGLGNRRSSGRRTVYTPSSSGSSSAGPSNWTRESTGFGGTRRR, encoded by the coding sequence ATGCTGCCCATTCCCGCTGcatttttcctcttcctctccttcTTCCTCGACCAGACAACAGCCTACAATCCCAACAAATCCCCTTCCCGCAATGCCGTTCTCCTCTCAAACATCCAGACCCTCACTCTCCATGCAAACCGAAAAACCAGCCATCGACGCGTCCACGCTATCCCGCAGCTAACTTGCGTCGGCCCTTCCAAACGCATCTGCTCCTTGTATACACCCGACGTTATGCGCTGCACAAACCAAGGCTACGACTACGACGAGAATGATATCCAGTGGACGTGTACAGCCGAGTTGCCCCCGGAGTTTAAGCTGGGCAGCACGGAAGTAGTGTGCGAAGGGTATAGAGACTCCAATGATCCGTGGATATTGAAAGGAAGTTGTGGGGTAGAGTATCGGATGCTGCTGACggaggagggagagagaaaatTCGGCTACATGACGGGCGGTGCGTTGGACGACAGAAGTTGGGCAGAGCAGCTGTGGGATTTCGTTAAAGGTGTGGGTACGATTTTTATCGTCATGGGGAGCTTCATTGCGTTGATGAGTTATTGTAATCGGTCGACTATTAACAATGTGAGGGGAGCGGGTGGTTGGtttggcggtggtggtggaggcgGATGGGGGCCTCCTGGCCCTCCGCCACCCTATGATTACCATGGAAGGTATACGAAGACGGAAACATGGCAGCCGGGATTCTGGTCTGGAGCCCTCGCTGGGGGGCTAGCAGGATACGGGCTGGGAAATCGGCGTTCGTCAGGCCGGAGAACCGTATATACCCCAAGCAGCTCTGGCAGTAGCAGCGCTGGCCCGTCTAACTGGACAAGAGAGAGCACAGGCTTTGGAGGCACAAGACGTCGTTAG
- a CDS encoding uncharacterized protein (EggNog:ENOG410PRMX~COG:S), whose product METEAHSPSERVVLRVGESQYFTTVGTLVEKSQYFKSYFSGAWPIEKEEDGSIFIEGDPHAFDYVMQYLRRGTFPLAFDVQRGHNYSMYSRVLEEAKYFQCPLLVAWLEDACYNKCVTWRVKTTIQEATELASSGNGSTRDPKFSPYSKCAEKVYECPRGILGHRGGEACGRKCRKAQGNDPREFDTESTIEKWIVARTEYLPHLGWMTDSGRDFLAHLATRPTLE is encoded by the exons ATGGAAACTGAGGCGCACAGCCCCTCGGAACGCGTTGTCCTCCGGGTAGGGGAATCTCAGTACTTTACAACAGTTGGAACATTGGTAGAAAAAAGCCAATACTTCAAGTCCTACTTTTCCGGCGCGTGGCCGAtcgagaaggaggaggatggaTCCATATTCATCGAAGGTGACCCGCATGCTTTTGATTATGTTATGCAATATCTTCGACGGGGAACATTCCCCCTTGCCTTCGACGTTCAGAGGGGGCACAATTATTCTATGTACTCCAGGGTACTGGAAGAAGCTAAATATTTTCAGTGTCCGCTGCTTGTTGCGTGGTTGGAGGACGCGTGCTACAACAAATGTGTTACCTGGCGAGTAAAAACTACTATCCAGGAGGCCACCGAACTAGCCTCGAGCGGGAACGGCAGTACGAGGGATCCGAAGTTCAGCCCGTACTCCAAATGTGCAGAAAAGGTCTATGAGTGCCCTCGGGGAATACTCGGGCACCGGGGGGGGGAGGCGTGTGGCAGGAAATGTCGAAAGGCCCAAGGAAATGACCCGCGAGAATTTGACACCGAAAGTACCATCGAGAAATGGATAGTGGCTAGAACGGAGTATCTTCCCCATCTTGGATGGATGACGGACTCTGG GAGGGATTTCCTAGCGCACCTGGCAACGCGCCCGACCCTTGAGTAG
- the ADI1 gene encoding 1,2-dihydroxy-3-keto-5-methylthiopentene dioxygenase (EggNog:ENOG410PMYY~COG:S~BUSCO:14214at33183) encodes MKAYWYDNKEGDQRASHDSGRAVEESYLSSLGVLYRRCPNISDVDSLASDRGYKNRDEITISPEKMGDVYEEKVKMFFHEHLHEDEEIRYILDGEGYFDVRSEGDEWVRIAVEKDDLLVLPAGIYHRFTTGESNYIKAMRLFQDEPKWTPLNRSPEVDTNKHRKAYLQSRTVAAA; translated from the exons ATGAAAGCGTACTGGTACGATAACAAGGAG GGCGACCAACGCGCTAGCCACGACTCCGGCCGTGCCGTAGAAGAATCTTATCTTTCAAGCCTTGGTGTCCTATACCGTCGATGCCCCAATATCTCAGACGTCGACTCCCTCGCTAGTGATCGGGGCTACAAGAATCGCGATGAGATCACCATCTCCCCTGAGAAAATGGGCGACGTCTACGAAGAGAAAGTGAAAATGTTTTTCCACGAGCATCTAcatgaagatgaagaaatcAGATATATCCTTGACGGAGAGGGTTATTTTGACGTACGGAGTGAAGGTGATGAATGGGTGAGGATTGCCGTGGAAAAGGATGATCTCTTGGTATTGCCTGCGGGCATATATCATCGGTTCACGACAGGGGAGAGTAAT TACATCAAAGCTATGCGGTTATTCCAGGACGAGCCCAAATGGACCCCTTTGAATAGAAGTCCAGAGGTTGACACAAACAAGCATCGCAAAGCGTATTTGCAATCTCGGACTGTGGCTGCTGCTTAG
- the MMM1 gene encoding ERMES complex subunit mmm1 (EggNog:ENOG410PFB3~COG:U~TransMembrane:1 (o20-39i)) — protein MSNDTSAQPAQSSLSFTQGLLVGQLSVVLLIGAFIKFFIFGEASPSSSRSQTRRTSPHKRSYSISGARDLGSRSLKEKPSSNVLRPVPSSSTNTRSILRKTYYSANPTNFTSKHGRHRPHHSTHQPESLDWFNVLIAQTIAQYRQTAYILKDSPTSSILESLATTLNNPEKKPSFIDDITVTDISLGEEFPIFSNCRVIAIDDPSSDGGRLQALMDVDLSDDNLSLAIETNLVLNYPKPYSAILPVALSVSVVRFSGTLCISFVPGTTQTSTHLATSPSNIDPTLQTNDYSGANRRGNRRQERTDTEQVTQANNAGTTGIPKTSLAFSFLPDYRLDLSVRSLIGSRSRLQDVPKVAQLVEARVQAWFEERVVEPRVQVVALPGIWPRMGRTGVRGQEEQQEVGSSGNAGVSTANVSMLGARDAGAEGSHATRDADVEGLRYRRNASPGDETSGVRYSPQNQDSREQACRDDPFRIPGSLPDVVPVT, from the exons atgtcaa ATGATACTTCCGCCCAACCTGCGCAATCTTC ACTCTCATTTACACAAGGACTGTTGGTTGGCCAACTCTCCGTCGTTCTCTTAATCGGCGCATTCATCAAGTTCTTCATCTTTGGTGAAGCttctccctcttcctccCGGAGCCAGACTCGTCGAACTAGCCCTCACAAACGGTCGTATTCCATAAGTGGAGCAAGGGATCTTGGTTCTCGATCGCTGAAAGAGAAGCCGTCCTCCAACGTCTTACGGCCGGTACCGTCCTCATCTACGAATACTCGATCGATCCTCCGGAAGACGTATTACAGTGCCAATCCCACCAATTTCACCTCAAAACATGGCCGCCATAGGCCTCACCATTCTACACATCAACCGGAGTCGCTGGATTGGTTTAATGTCCTGATAGCGCAAACCATCGCTCAGTACCGTCAAACCGCTTATATCCTTAAAGATTCTCCGACCTCCTCTATACTCGAGTCGCTTGCTACAACGCTCAATAATCCGGAGAAAAAGCCGTCATTTATCGATGATATTACAGTAACAGATATATCCCTGGGAGAGGAATTCCCGATATTTAGCAATTGCCGGGTTATTGCAATCGATGACCCGAGTTCGGACGGTGGCCGCCTGCAGGCACTTATGGATGTCGACCTGAGCGATGATAACCTTTCTTTGGCTATTGAAACGAACCTGGTTCTTAATTACCCAAAACCTTATTCGGCGATCTTGCCTGTTGCCCTGTCAGTTTCTGTCGTGAGGTTTTCAGGGACACTATGCATATCGTTTGTTCCGGGCACCACGCAAACTTCGACCCATTTAGCCACATCACCATCAAATATCGATCCTACCTTACAGACCAATGATTATTCCGGGGCAAATAGACGTGGCAACCGTCGTCAAGAGCGGACAGATACCGAGCAAGTGACGCAGGCTAACAACGCTGGCACGACGGGCATTCCCAAAACCAGCTTagcattttcttttctcccgGATTATAGACTTGACCTTTCTGTCCGCTCCCTTATTGGTTCGCGGAGCCGCCTTCAAGACGTGCCGAAGGTTGCTCAGTTGGTGGAAGCTCGCGTGCAGGCATGGTTTGAAGAAAGGGTTGTTGAGCCACGAGTCCAGGTCGTTGCCTTACCGGGTATCTGGCCTAGAATGGGCCGGACCGGGGTTAGAGGACAGGAGGAGCAACAAGAAGTGGGCTCCAGTGGGAATGCGGGGGTATCCACTGCTAACGTTAGCATGCTGGGAGCCCGCGATGCTGGGGCTGAAGGGTCGCATGCCACGAGGGACGCTGATGTGGAAGGTCTTAGATATCGCCGGAATGCTTCTCCGGGCGATGAGACTTCTGGTGTCAGATATTCACCCCAAAATCAGGATAGTCGAGAGCAAGCCTGTAGGGACGATCCTTTCAGAATACCAGGGTCCTTGCCCGATGTCGTTCCCGTGACCTGA